In Myxocyprinus asiaticus isolate MX2 ecotype Aquarium Trade chromosome 16, UBuf_Myxa_2, whole genome shotgun sequence, a single window of DNA contains:
- the arhgap33 gene encoding rho GTPase-activating protein 33 translates to MQRRATMSGPQWVRKCAMFVRAMTLADMSGFLPRGQQLALKARSTDNLDSSGEPGTRSVGTTANLKGKMSKRLSVVKGHFPKLVDCAHFHYENVDFGSIELQFANEQSDASWTLGSAKDLVFLVQVSCQGKTWVVRRSYEEFRTLDAHLHQCIYDRRYSQLLTLPALCDIGDRVEIFTPLLSEYLNRLSMIVDNKLNCGPVLTWMEIDNHGNRFLLKEEASLNVPAIAAAHVIKRYTAQASDEISIEVGDILSVIDMPPKEDTTWWRGKHGFQVGFFPSECVELINEKLQQSVSAPVNKQEVDSLSSKPGVINTTDPSSPTSVSKKHGKLMGFLRTFMKSRPTKQKLKQRGILKERVFGCDLGEHLLNSGQDVPQVLKSCSEFIEKHGVVDGIYRHSGVSSNIQKLRHEFDSENVPDLMKDMYMQDIHCVGSLCKLYFRELPNPLLTYQLYDKFAECMGEMTDEERMVKVHDVIQQLPPPHYRTLEYLIRHLARLATCSGETNMHVKNLAIVWAPNLLRSKEIEEAGLSGADPFKEVRIQSVVVEFLLSNVEVLFSDSFTSVGRFNAARQSLTRPKSFVSTRLLSLEEAQARTQAPLLLQGSPHGLQGQFHTVLDLPADKRKRGMKIRKSAGGSWKTFFAIGKPAAAGRRKPARISSLFQPTTSHAGCRVDSMTLRSAKSEESLSSQHSGAVSGQGKMQRLRRPRSSSDGLSLAASVDPQILPQRSPSRIHSSRSYDSLLPEETHGADEEEEEHEDDEDEEGVYMLPDFSQEPSASWMAEDVIDFSPTFLEDGPIGLGGTGVAPSGRESPPAAAPPPYRCLSHQGHARSGSQRSITEDPDSVLNQSEAAARRSLILAAAAPPQQVFCQHKPTAVANPPATSFQQGDSNVSPTHSQMPAPVTSATPSQPPQERRSFTRKVVHALSAKAPKSPPLDISDPISISVPAKVLEMIGGRAGELQSGSLSSGPPQPPQMISMLLRSCDFQLTESCQQELSSKLGPSLKIKGPSILGPTGVLLPSQQPPPPPPKNPARLMALALAESANKALRQGASPPYRPRQSGTPPDTDVHFQRSLSADAGALLSSDPNQIYSTVRPLSVWMNEGDDDSGTAAEKPADKSGVEPRSPTGQDTGNLSSDSSVSDCGTSNSELSAASSSEDNDQTPSPIYKNEESISPSQAQPSKSSPPSSSEATYSQRKPPAYGRQFSAPQLQQQKSSTQAKPAAQPHSQLLHSKSESSPLAQVRAFQPTRPKVPPKPPDLAPLRAPLSQTDRHDYMRRSLDASRIRRLVGPPQGNTPLSRAFSERISSTSDMLSRYHAARMASQATQAAHLSQQQQQAQSVQIRPVAPSSEDPSKMENFYYEISAPEHPQAPPSYARHSYQNMKLDLEGNLRPTDPANQRAVSRGQPPPYSAQGPGGGRAPQLWSSETTRAWATAHSHSFSFSHSHHRSQDGSSGQPPHPRPQRQTSSSVRHSRSEVHPIHATAGVGSSAGMMPLSVHQRCLHRSQRSPSADHTASQLHPYFENGKVCYRYFEASRLEDLPLNAVLKPHQAQPPRASPVQGLMKDQPEPIYVNYPFTSPPGAGVNPKGWATTDLDGDDHQVSETLAPPSEPPFNDKQKQSEQESPTAGFDSPTQNDALSDSKAVNIAASASSAMHFRSRSDPQSTSSEPAHVLTGKEIASLLIERLAEDEREGPSMTTSSISSSSPHIEHPLNPYPSQQQQPPPAYNVYTPGPSRGRFEGQVPPREGSGAFQRQDPLRRSSGGQYRQAFDVMPSGDQVLKFYRNQDFIPGAQGESINPNPYPPRPYYQDPPYPNWVPQGLPEAPHTCTPPTVAFSNLALGSTRGYGHQMAANQYNQYPYQSGPVLPYFPNTPRRDVVLDPSLQPPGLRNQRGLNRQGSLPGPNWNIRTEGQTRSYC, encoded by the exons GCTCGGAGCACTGATAATCTGGACAGTTCTGGGGAGCCTGGGACCCGATCGGTGGGCACCACTGCCAACTTGAAAGGGAAGATGAGCAAAAG GCTTTCTGTTGTGAAAGGTCACTTCCCCAAGCTTGTTGACTGTGCCCACTTTCACTATGAAAATGTGGACTTCGGTTCTATTGAG CTTCAGTTTGCCAACGAGCAGAGCGATGCCAGCTGGACCTTGGGCAGTGCCAAAGATCTGGTCTTCCTTGTGCAGGTGTCCTGCCAG GGAAAGACGTGGGTGGTGCGGCGTTCGTACGAAGAGTTCCGGACGCTGGACGCACACCTTCATCAGTGCATATATGACCGTCGTTACTCGCAGCTCTTGACCCTGCCAGCCCTCTGTGATATTGGAGACCGAGTGGAG atcttcacaCCGCTGTTGTCAGAGTATCTGAACCGTCTCTCCATGATTGTGGACAATAAGTTGAACTGTGGTCCGGTTCTCACCTGGATGGAG ATTGACAACCATGGCAACAGGTTCCTGCTGAAAGAAGAGGCGTCGTTAAACGTCCCTGCCATCGCTGCTGCTCACGTCATCAAGCGCTACACTGCCCAGGCCAGTGATGAGATCTCTATTGAG GTTGGCGATATCTTGTCTGTGATTGACATGCCGCCCAAAGAGGACACCACATGGTGGAGAGGAAAACATGGGTTCCAG GTTGGCTTCTTTCCCAGTGAATGTGTGGAACTAATCAATGAGAAGTTGCAGCAGTCGGTCAGTGCTCCTGTCAATAAGCAAG AGGTGGATTCGCTGAGCTCTAAACCTGGCGTTATCAACACTACTGATCCTTCTTCTCCAACATCAG TGTCTAAGAAACATGGCAAGTTGATGGGATTCCTGCGCACTTTCATGAAGTCCAGACCCACCAAACAAAAGCTCAAACAGAGGGGCATTCTGAAAGAACGAGTGTTCGGCTGTGACCTCGGAGAGCATCTCCTCAACTCTGGCCAAGACG TCCCCCAGGTCctgaagagctgctcagagtttaTCGAGAAGCATGGTGTTGTGGATGGGATCTACAGACACTCTGGAGTGTCCTCCAACATACAGAAACTCAG GCACGAGTTTGACAGTGAGAATGTTCCGGATCTGATGAAAGACATGTACATGCAAGATATTCACTGTGTTGGCTCTCTGTGCAAACTCTACTTCAGAGAGCTGCCCAATCCGCTCCTCACATACCAACTCTACGACAAGTTTGCT GAATGTATGGGAGAAATGACGGATGAAGAAAGAATGGTAAAAGTACATGATGTTATTCAACAGCTTCCTCCTCCTCACTACCG CACATTGGAGTACCTCATCAGACACCTGGCACGTTTGGCTACCTGTAGTGGAGAGACTAACATGCACGTTAAGAACCTGGCCATCGTCTGGGCCCCCAACTTGCTCAG GTCCAAAGAAATCGAGGAAGCTGGCTTGAGCGGCGCTGATCCGTTTAAAGAAGTGCGAATCCAGTCAGTGGTCGTGGAGTTTCTGCTCAGCAATGTGGAAGTTCTGTTCAGCGATTCTTTCACATCTGTTGGACGTTTTAACGCAG CACGGCAGTCTCTGACCAGACCCAAGTCGTTTGTGTCCACCAGACTTCTATCTCTGGAGGAGGCACAGGCTCGCACACAAGCTCCTCTTCTCCTGCAGGGATCTCCTCATGGGTTACAGGGACAGTTTCACACTGTGCTGGACCTGCCTGCAGACAA GAGGAAAAGAGGCATGAAGATCCGTAAATCGGCAGGCGGGAGCTGGAAGACATTCTTTGCCATCGGGAAACCTGCAGCAGCAGGTCGGCGCAAACCCGCCAGGATCTCCTCTCTGTTCCAGCCCACTACCTCTCATGCAG GTTGCAGGGTTGACAGCATGACCCTTAGGTCAGCAAAGAGCGAGGAGTCCCTATCATCTCAGCACAGTGGAGCAG TTTCAGGTCAGGGGAAGATGCAGCGGTTACGAAGACCCCGCTCCAGTAGTGACGGTCTCTCTCTGGCTGCATCTGTCGACCCTCAGATCCTTCCCCAGCGTTCACCATCTAGAATCCACTCCAGCCGCTCTTATGACAGCCTGTTGCCTGAGGAAACCCATGGTGctgatgaggaagaggaggagcatgaagatgatgaagatgaggaggGTGTGTATATGCTGCCTGATTTCTCCCAGGAACCGTCTGCTTCATGGATGGCAGAAGATGTCATTGACTTTAGCCCCACCTTCCTGGAAGATGGGCCAATAGGATTGGGGGGCACGGGTGTGGCTCCTAGCGGCAGGGAGTCGCCACCTGCGGCCGCGCCTCCTCCGTACCGTTGTCTGAGTCACCAAGGACACGCCCGCTCCGGGAGCCAGCGTTCAATCACAGAGGATCCTGACTCAGTGCTGAACCAATCAGAGGCCGCGGCTCGTCGGAGTTTGATTCTGGCCGCAGCAGCTCCGCCTCAGCAAGTGTTCTGTCAACACAAGCCTACTGCGGTTGCTAATCCTCCCGCAACCTCATTCCAGCAGGGTGATTCGAATGTAAGCCCAACCCACAGCCAGATGCCAGCTCCAGTGACCTCCGCAACCCCTTCCCAGCCCCCTCAAGAGCGACGTTCCTTTACACGTAAAGTGGTACATGCTCTTTCCGCTAAAGCACCAAAATCCCCACCTCTGGACATCTCTGACCCCATTTCCATCAGTGTGCCTGCCAAG GTTCTGGAAATGATTGGAGGGCGAGCTGGTGAATTGCAGTCTGGATCCCTAAGCAGTGGACCCCCCCAGCCACCACAGATGATATCTATGCTCTTGAGGTCATGTGACTTTCAGCTCACAGAGAGCTGCCAGCAAGAGCTCAGCAGTAAGTTGGGCCCCAGCCTCAAGATCAAGGGCCCCA GTATCTTGGGTCCTACTGGTGTTCTCCTACCTTCACAGCaaccccctcctcctcctcccaaAAACCCTGCACGCCTCATGGCTCTGGCCTTGGCCGAAAGTGCTAACAAGGCCCTGCGGCAAGGTGCCTCTCCCCCTTACCGCCCCCGCCAGAGTGGAACCCCCCCTGACACCGACGTCCACTTCCAGAGGTCCCTCTCTGCTGATGCAGGAGCTCTCTTGTCCTCTGATCCTAATCAGATCTACTCCACAGTGCGCCCGCTGTCTGTGTGGATGAATGAGGGTGATGATGATAGTGGAACTGCAGCTGAAAAGCCAGCAGACAAATCTGGCGTGGAACCAAGGTCACCAACTGGGCAGGACACTGGAAATCTCTCTTCTGATAGCTCAGTCTCTGACTGTGGGACATCTAATTCTGAGTTATCAGCTGCCAGTTCCTCCGAGGACAATGACCAAACCCCAAGCCCCATCTATAAGAATGAGGAGTCAATTTCTCCCTCTCAAGCACAACCCTCAAAATCCAGCCCACCCTCATCTAGCGAAGCCACCTATTCTCAGAGAAAACCCCCAGCATATGGGCGTCAGTTTTCAGCTCCGCAGCTTCAGCAGCAGAAATCCAGCACCCAGGCCAAGCCTGCAGCCCAGCCACACTCTCAGCTCCTGCACTCCAAGTCAGAGAGCTCTCCGCTGGCCCAGGTACGAGCCTTCCAACCCACGCGCCCTAAAGTGCCGCCCAAGCCCCCTGATCTTGCTCCTTTGAGGGCTCCGCTCTCACAGACCGACCGGCATGATTATATGCGTCGCTCCCTGGATGCCAGCCGCATCCGACGCTTGGTAGGGCCTCCTCAAGGGAACACACCACTTTCCAGAGCTTTCTCTGAGCGCATCAGCAGTACCTCTGACATGCTATCTCGCTACCATGCAGCCAGAATGGCCAGCCAAGCCACACAGGCTGCACACCTTTCCCAACAGCAACAACAGGCCCAGTCCGTTCAGATTAGACCTGTTGCCCCCTCCTCTGAAGATCCATCCAAGATGGAAAACTTCTACTATGAAATCAGTGCACCAGAGCACCCACAAGCACCACCCAGCTATGCACGCCACAGCTATCAGAATATGAAGTTGGATCTGGAAGGCAACCTTCGTCCTACTGACCCAGCCAATCAAAGGGCTGTTTCCAGGGGTCAACCTCCTCCCTACAGTGCCCAAGGACCTGGGGGTGGTAGGGCTCCGCAGCTGTGGTCATCTGAGACCACACGAGCTTGGGCCACAGCACattctcactctttctctttttcccATTCTCACCATCGCTCTCAGGACGGATCATCAGGTCAACCTCCCCACCCACGTCCCCAGCGACAGACATCGTCGTCTGTCAGACATTCCCGCAGTGAAGTGCATCCCATCCACGCAACTGCTGGAGTGGGCTCCTCAGCAGGCATGATGCCCTTGTCCGTGCACCAGCGTTGCTTGCACCGTTCCCAACGTTCACCTTCTGCAGACCACACTGCCTCTCAACTTCATCCCTACTTCGAAAATGGGAAGGTGTGTTATAGGTACTTTGAGGCTTCCAGGCTGGAAGACTTGCCACTAAATGCTGTATTGAAGCCACATCAAGCCCAGCCGCCTCGGGCTTCCCCAGTTCAAGGCCTCATGAAAGATCAGCCTGAGCCCATCTATGTAAACTACCCTTTCACCAGCCCACCAGGAGCTGGGGTTAATCCAAAGGGCTGGGCGACCACAGATCTTGACGGAGATGATCACCAGGTATCTGAGACACTAGCACCACCTTCAGAGCCACCATTCAATGACAAGCAGAAGCAATCAGAGCAAGAAAGTCCCACAGCTGGCTTTGACAGTCCTACCCAGAACGATGCGTTGTCGGATTCCAAAGCAGTCAATATTGCAGCATCGGCCTCCTCTGCCATGCACTTCCGCAGTCGCTCAGATCCCCAAAGTACCAGCTCAGAGCCTGCTCATGTCCTGACGGGAAAGGAAATTGCCTCCTTGCTAATCGAAAGGCTTGCCGAGGATGAAAGGGAGGGTCCTTCAATGACGACCTCTTCCATTTCATCTTCCTCTCCACATATAGAGCACCCCCTGAATCCCTACCCCAGTCAGCAACAACAGCCACCTCCTGCTTACAATGTCTACACCCCAGGACCATCTCGAGGGCGCTTTGAGGGTCAGGTGCCACCAAGGGAGGGATCAGGAGCTTTCCAACGTCAAGACCCCTTGAGGAGATCTTCCGGAGGCCAGTATAGACAAGCTTTTGACGTCATGCCATCTGGTGACCAAGTCCTTAAATTTTACAGAAACCAAGACTTCATCCCTGGCGCCCAGGGAGAAAGCATAAACCCTAACCCTTATCCCCCAAGACCATATTATCAGGACCCCCCATACCCCAACTGGGTCCCTCAGGGCCTCCCTGAAGCTCCCCACACATGCACTCCACCTACAGTGGCCTTCTCAAACTTAGCGCTTGGATCAACAAGAGGATATGGGCACCAGATGGCGGCCAACCAGTATAATCAGTACCCATACCAGTCAGGACCAGTACTTCCTTATTTTCCCAACACACCCCGACGAGATGTTGTTCTTGATCCTTCTCTCCAACCTCCCGGGTTGCGGAACCAGAGAGGACTGAACAGGCAGGGAAGCCTGCCTGGACCCAACTGGAATATCCGAACTGAAGGCCAGACCCGTAGTTACTGCTAA
- the upk1a gene encoding uroplakin-1a produces MTSGTVTCLMVLVIALNSIAALAGLALFAVAIWVVVDGYGLYPISGVSGKDDIFAAAWIAIFTGFAFFLTCIFGIFAALKRSRALMLVYLIIMFIIFLFESASAITAATNRDYLVGNSNLVKKQMLRYYGDSSTQGKQITATWNRVMQEVQCCGTDGPKDWIEFESTFRQNFGTTYSWPLNCCKRLSNFEVQDPESCKIGKSSTMFTQGCFKYIESVLNRYTWAVSWYGFAVLMFVFFTLLLAMIYYIQLE; encoded by the exons ATGACTTCAGGAACAGTCACATGTTTAATGGTCTTGGTTATCGCCCTTAATTCAATTGCTGCT CTAGCAGGACTGGCATTATTTGCAGTGGCCATTTGGGTAGTCGTTGATGGGTATGGACTCTACCCAATATCTGGTGTGTCGGGGAAGGATGACATTTTTGCTGCTGCCTGGATTGCCATTTTTACAGGGTTTGCCTTCTTCCTCACATGCATCTTTGGCATCTTTGCTGCCCTAAAGAGGAGTCGTGCACTCATGCTGGTG TACCTTATTATAATGTTCATCATCTTTCTCTTTGAAAGTGCATCCGCCATTACAGCAGCCACCAACCGAGATTAT CTGGTTGGAAACAGTAACCTTGTGAAGAAACAGATGCTGCGATATTATGGGGACAGCAGTACGCAAGGAAAGCAGATTACAGCAACATGGAACAGAGTGATGCAAGAG GTTCAGTGTTGTGGGACAGATGGCCCAAAGGACTGGATTGAGTTTGAATCTACCTTCAGGCAGAATTTTGGCACGACCTACTCCTGGCCCCTCAACTGTTGCAAGAGACTGAGCAACTTTGAGGTGCAAGATCCAGAAAGTTGCAAGATTGGCAAGAGCAGCACCATGTTCACACAG GGTTGCTTCAAGTATATTGAATCTGTTTTAAATCGTTACACCTGGGCTGTGAGCTGGTACGGATTTGCCGTTCTCATGTTTGTG TTTTTCACGCTGCTGCTTGCCATGATCTACTACATACAGCTGGAATAA